In a genomic window of Rhizophagus irregularis chromosome 11, complete sequence:
- a CDS encoding uncharacterized protein (SECRETED:cutsite_TYS-ED; SECRETED:prob_0.7080); SECRETED:SignalP(1-26), producing the protein MVQNPLIIFAIVILVVLVLSPTFTYSEDNSSFSCQDGTSQSCCSQLAHRVSSEHNSRCASIVLTNESGYNMDSTNKNLEDGRWLTSTDYFGANSVNITCEPRSLLDNESETISSVTSHVFGGLKGYFSFKINDSMTSEFTISWKVPTIGPPQYEFNFLNDLSNQYYIVNNNKTFEDTVYQITINKINKINENKTPISLIIVIVLLGIGLVVIGIFFIASRFNRGPLTLVIACFNTCKQHSRPGPPVVVNTRERSAIYIVEPCKSSGQI; encoded by the coding sequence ATGGTTCAAAACCCACTCATCATTTTTGCTATTGTTATTCTAGTTGTTCTAGTTCTCTCGCCAACTTTTACCTATTCTGAAGATAATAGCTCTTTCTCTTGTCAAGATGGAACAAGCCAAAGTTGTTGCTCTCAACTAGCGCACCGAGTCTCAAGTGAACATAATTCCCGATGCGCTTCAATTGTTCTAACGAATGAAAGTGGCTATAATATGGAttctacaaataaaaatcttgaaGATGGCCGTTGGCTCACATCAACAGATTATTTTGGTGCCAACAGCGTTAATATAACCTGCGAGCCACGTTCTCTTCTAGATAATGAATCCGAGACTATTTCTAGTGTTACAAGTCATGTTTTCGGTGGGTTGAAAGGCTATTTtagtttcaaaataaatgaCAGTATGACAAGTGAATTTACTATCTCCTGGAAAGTTCCTACAATTGGTCCACCTCAATAcgaatttaattttcttaatgaTTTATCTAATCAGTATTATATCGTTAATAACAACAAAACCTTTGAAGATACAGTCTAccaaattacaattaataaaattaataaaattaatgaaaataagacacccatttcattaattattgtCATTGTGCTCCTTGGCATTGGGTTAGTTGTCattggaatttttttcattgcaTCACGTTTTAACAGAGGACCACTTACACTCGTTATTGCATGTTTTAATACATGTAAACAACACTCCAGGCCAGGACCACCTGTAGTTGTTAACACACGTGAACGATCTGCCATTTATATAGTCGAACCGTGTAAATCTTCCGGacagatataa